The following are encoded in a window of Balaenoptera ricei isolate mBalRic1 chromosome 1, mBalRic1.hap2, whole genome shotgun sequence genomic DNA:
- the LOC132348005 gene encoding PRAME family member 8-like: MSVGNPPRLLDLAAMSLLRDEASTIFSLEYLPTELFPPLFIAAFYGRCRETLKTMVQTWPFARLPLGGLMQKPHKGTLQAVLDGLDVLLTQKVRPRRCKLRVLDLRNTGQNFWSMWSGARAHVYSSSSMAPVAEDISRTKQPLAPLEVFIELCLKEKTLDEFLAYLIRWVEQRKCSIHLCCKKLKIVSMPKENIKKVLSIVQLDCVQEVEVNCTWKLSTLAMYAPHLGKMRNVQRLLLSPIHVSAFKEQDLQYLLQFASQILRLQYLRDLHMESPSFLEGHLNQMFRCLKTPLDNLSITNCLLTESDLTHLFQCPNISHLKGLNLSGVTLTNFSPELLQVLLEKVAATLQELDLNLCGIMDSQLEAILPALSHCSQLRVFSMCGNLLSMAIMERLLRHTDGLPGLNLELYPAPRESYSSQGVLHQERLALLHAELLEILRDLGHPRTIWISPSPCPHCGIDICDHISPSI, translated from the exons ATGAGTGTTGGGAACCCACCCAGACTCCTGGACTTAGCAGCAATGAGCCTGTTGAGAGACGAGGCGTCGACCATCTTCTCTTTGGAGTATCTGCCCACGGAGCTCTTCCCACCACTGTTCATAGCTGCCTTCTATGGGAGATGCAGGGAGACCTTGAAGACCATGGTGCAAACCTGGCCCTTTGCCCGCCTGCCTCTAGGGGGCCTGATGCAGAAGCCTCACAAGGGAACCTTACAAGCAGTGCTGGATGGGCTTGATGTCCTGCTAACCCAGAAGGTTCGCCCCAG GAGGTGCAAACTGAGGGTGCTGGATTTAAGGAATACTGGCCAGAACTTCTGGAGCATGTGGTCTGGAGCCAGAGCCCATGTGTACTCAAGCTCATCAATGGCACCAGTGGCTGAGGACATTTCAAGGACAAAGCAGCCCTTGGCTCCCTTGGAGGTATTCATAGAACTTTGTCTCAAGGAAAAGACCCTGGATGAATTCCTCGCCTACCTCATCAGGTGGGTGGAGCAGAGAAAATGCTCCATACACCTGTGCTGTAAGAAGCTGAAGATCGTTTCAATGCCcaaggaaaatattaagaaagttcTGAGTATAGTACAGCTGGACTGTGTACAGGAGGTGGAAGTGAATTGCACCTGGAAGCTGTCCACCCTGGCCATGTATGCTCCTCACCTGGGCAAGATGAGGAATGTTCAGAGACTCCTTCTCTCCCCCATTCATGTGTCTGCCTTCAAGGAGCAAGACCTTCAATATCTTCTACAGTTTGCCTCTCAGATCCTCAGGTTGCAGTACCTCCGGGATCTCCATATGGAATCCCCATCCTTCCTCGAAGGTCACCTGAACCAGATGTTCAG gtgCCTGAAGACCCCCTTGGACAATCTGTCAATAACCAACTGCCTGCTTACAGAATCAGACTTGACGCATCTCTTCCAGTGTCCAAACATTAGTCATCTAAAGGGCCTGAATCTTAGTGGTGTTACCCTGACCAACTTTAGTCCTGAGCTCCTCCAAGTTCTGCTGGAGAAAGTTGCAGCCACTCTTCAGGAATTGGACTTAAACCTGTGTGGGATCATGGACTCCCAACTCGAGGCCATCCTGCCTGCCCTGAGCCACTGCTCCCAACTCAGGGTCTTCAGCATGTGTGGGAACCTCCTCTCCATGGCCATCATGGAGAGGCTCCTGCGTCATACTGATGGGCTGCCTGGTTTAAATCTAGAGCTTTATCCTGCCCCTCGGGAGAGTTACAGCTCTCAGGGTGTTCTCCACCAGGAGAGACTTGCCCTTCTACACGCTGAGCTTTTGGAGATTCTTAGAGACTTAGGACATCCCAGGACCATTTGGATTAGCCCCAGCCCCTGTCCTCACTGTGGCATTGACATATGTGATCACATAAGTCCCAGTATATAA